The candidate division KSB1 bacterium genomic interval CATAACATGCGGCAGGCCACCTGCGCCCGTTTCGGTGTGTTGCCGTGGTCCAAAACAATGCCAAGGACTTCAAACTCGGGACTGGTAAGGACCAGCGCCAGTGCATATGCGTCGTCGATGTCGCCGGCCAAATCGCAGTCGAAAATGACTTTTTGCTTCTCAGCCGCTAAAGTGGATAAAGTCACCAGCATGACCACCAAGATGCTGCAAAACAGTTGTTTCATATCATCCATCCTTTAAAGTAATACATTAAAAATTTTAGATAATTGCTTGAAGCTCCATAAATTTTATTTATTTTTTAAAGCACTTTAACAGAGCCACGCCGAATGAGTTTAACCGGCAGCTTTAGGGCTAATTTGTGCGGCTCGTGAGAATCTTTGAGCTCGCGCAGCAGATATTCGATGGCTTTTTGTCCCATCTGTTCATAGGGTTGAGCGATTGCGGTCAACGGCGGCGCAAAGAATTGAAAAAAGGGCTGATCGTCGAACGCAATCAGCGAGACATCGTTGGGGATCCGCAGATGCTCTTCATGCACAGCCCGCATGGCGCCCAAGGCGATCAGATTGCTGAGCGCCAACAGCGCCGTCGGCCTCGGTACGTCTTTCATCAAAATGCGTGTTTCATAGTAGCCGTTTTCCTCGATGAACGAATCTCCTGCAACCCAATCCTCATTGAACGGAATTCCCGCATCTTCTAATGCTTGTCGGTAACCGGCGACGCGCTCCTGGTTGGGCGAGGTATAGGGTACTCCCTGCAGACAGGCAATATGAACATGACCGCATTCGATGAGGTACGTGACGGCATCATAGGCGCCGCGAAAATTGTCCGAGGTCACATAGGGAAAAGGCAGGTTGGGGGCGTAGCGATCGATCAGCACGATGGGCAAGCCTTTTTCGCGGAGTTCGAGCAGATGATCGAACCGCTCGCCTACCGGCGCGATGATGAGTCCGTCGATCTGCCGCTTTTGCAGCATGGCGACGGAATCCATTTCGACTCGCGTCTTTTCTTCGGTATTGGCCAAAAGGACGCTATAGCCGGCTTTGCGGCATTGTCCTTGGATAACCGGCACAATTCCGGCAAAAAATGGATTGGAGACATCGGGAATGACAAGTCCTATCGTCAATGTGCGATGCGTACGCAGGCTTGCGGCAAGCGGATTGGGTACAAAGTTCAGTTCTTTAGCCAGCTTGAGGATTTGCTGTTCGGTTTCGGCGCTGATGCGGTACTGCCGTGCTTTACCGTTCAAAACTCGCGACACGGTCGAATCGGAGCAGCCGACCATCGCGGCAATCTTTCTGAGGGTGATGGCGTCGTTCATCGGCGTTTTCCGTCTGCACAATCCTTTGTGCTAACATATTAAAATGATTTACGAATTGCAAGATAATTTTGCAATTTCGCTCATTTTTTTTTCAAGAAAACGCCTCTTCCTCTGCTCTTGAGCCGCATCGCTGCGAAAATAAACGAAAAAACCGCCTTAGCCCATTTGCTTCGACATTGGGGTAAACCAACGAGCGGCCGCAGCAGAGAGGCATAATTTACTGCAGCCGCTCGTCATGCCGGCTTTGCGGCTTTTGTGCCTTACGCAAAAGGGATTCGGCCCTTCCCCTATCTTTTGACTGCCGTCACCGTCACTTTCTGTGTGCCGGTAAAAGAGACGTTCGGCTGCAGAGAAATAAGCAGGCGGTTGTCGTCGACCTGTAAATCGAGGGTTACGATGTAGGGGGTTTCATAGAAAACGACTTTGCTTTGCCAAAGAGTCGGCTCGACCCAGGCGCCGGCGGCTGCGTAGGCATATCTCTCGGCAAAAGTGAGCGCTGCCTCGCCCTTTGACCACTCTTTGCGTCCCACCGTCAGCAGTTCCTGGCCCTTTTCTGTTTTGATTGCCAGCGTCAGCTCTTTGCGTTTCGTCTTGATTTCGATGCTTTGCCAGCCGAACTCGTTCTTTTCGCATTGAAAAATGCTTCGCTCGATCTTTTTTTCCATCGTTGAGTTGCTTTCGCCTGCGGGCATGGGCAGCGCCAGTTGCGCCAATCGACCGGAAAGCTTGCCCTGCTCTTCATTCGGCGGCAGGATTGCCTCCCCCATGGCCGACAACAAATATTTCCACACCAAGTTGAGCACCGCCTGCATATCCCGCACGCCGCCGGTTATAGCGATCACCGCCTCCTGCTGCGGCATGACGATGCAGAATTGACCAAAAGCGCCGTCACCGCGATAGGCGCCGTAACGGCAGCGCCAGAACTGAAAACCGTATCCCTGCTCCCAATCGCTTTCGGGATTGCTGCCGTTCGACGTCTGCAAACTTGTTGCCGCCTCGACCCACTCTTCCGAAAGCAGCCTTTTCCCCTGCCACATGCCCTTTTGCAGGTACAACTGTCCGAATTTGGCGATATCCTCGGTGCACAAATAGAGCCCCCAGCCGCCCAGATTGATTCCCTCGGCATTGCTCTCCCAACGTGCGCAGGTGATGCCGAGCGGTTCGAAAAGCCGCGGCGTCAAATAGTCCATGAGCGTCATGCCGGTTATCTTTTGCAAAACGGCGGAGAGCATGTAGGAAGCACCGCTATTGTAGCGAAAATACGTACCGGGCTTGTGCTCGACGGGAAGAGCAAGAAACTTGGCAGTCCAGCTCTGTTCCGCTTTGGCTTCGGCGACATCCATACGCGTAAGGGTTGCGGTAATACGGTTGACCGTGTCGTCCTGATGGCCGCTGGTCATGCGCAGGAGGTCGCGGATACGCATTGCGCGCAGATTCGGCGAAGGATCGGCCGGCGCCTCGTCCGGGAAAAAGGAGAGCACCGGATCATCCAGGCTCAGACGGCCTTCAGCGACGGCCAAACCTATAGCGGTTGCGGTAAAGCTTTTGCTCAGCGAATAGAGCATGTGGGGATACTCCGGTCTGTACGGCATCCACCACCCTTCGGCGATGACGCGGCCGTGCCGGAGGATCATGACGCTGTGCAGCGCATCAACTTGAGCTTCGGCGGCATCGATAAAATCCAGTATCGCCTGTGAGGGCATTCCCTCCGCTTCCGGAGTGCTGCGCGGCAGCGGTTGGGCAGCCAATAGAGCAGCCGAAAAAAGGCTGAACCACAAAAAGGCTCTCATAAACGGTCTCCTTGTCGGTTGTCCTGATGAAAATTATCATTTTGCGACCAAATATCCAACAGTAAGGGTCGAAGATAAACTATTTATATTTCTGTTTTCCCCCATCGGCCTTTCGTAATGGAAAAGTTTCACCCCGCCGACGTTTCGTATATAAAGTGTGCACATAAAAAAGATGCGTGCGTATTGCACCGCCGGCTTATACCAAAAGAGCAGAAGTTACTACTTAATCTAACAAATACTAAAAAGGAATAATTATTCTAATTTATTGGTTATAACCATGACGAACAAAAATGGAAAGGGACAACTATGATGATAAAGGCTAAACACATATTGTTGACGGCATTCAGTCTGATGCTTTTCGCATTTTACGCACAGGCGCAAACCCTGTTCGGTTCTTTGAACGGCACAGTAACGGACGCCAAAACCGGCGAGCCGCTGGTCGGCGTCAACGTTGTGGTGATGGATACACCCTACGGCGCTTCGACCGATGCCGAGGGCCGCTTTTTCATTCAACGAATTCCGGTCGGTACGTATCGTCTGCGATTCGACTATATCGGCTATGAAAGCGTCATCAAAACCGACATCGTCGTCAAATCTTCGCGCAATGAGGCGGTAAATGCTAGTCTCACGCCGACGGTCATCGAAGGCAGCGAGGTGGTCGTAACAGCCGGCTATTTTGTCGAGTCGACCAAAGCGCAGCCGAGCGTGATTGCGTTAAGCCGCGAAGAAATTCGGCGTTATCCGGGCGGCTTTGAGGACGTGGTACGAACGGTCTCGACTTTGCCCGGAGTAGCGGTCAACAACGCCGGAGGCCGCAACGATCTTTTGGTGCGCGGCGGCGGGCCATCGGAGAACCTTTACGTCATCAACGGCATCGAGGTGCCGAACATCAACCATTTCGGCACGCAAGGCGCCGGCTCCGGCAGCCTCAGCTTCGTCAACCTCGATTTCGTTCAGGATGTGTCATTTTCCACCGGCGGCTTCGGTGCCCGCTACGGCGACAAGATGTCATCCGTGCTTTCTCTGGAAATGATCGAAAACCACGCCACTTCTTTCGATCCTAAACTGACGATTTCCGCCACTCAATACGGCGCCGATTTCCGTCAGCCGTTGGGAAACCGGGGCGGCGTCATTTTTTCGGTACGGAGAAGCTATCTCGATCTAATTTTCAAGGCTGCAGGACTGGCGTTCGTTCCGGTTTATACCGACTTTAACCTAATCGGCCACTATGATCTCACGCCGAAAGACAAGTTGTTCCTGCTCAGTCTGAGCGCCATCAACGACGTAGACCGCGATTTGTCGACCTTTCAGAATCGCGTCGAAAACGCGGGAATTCTCGGCAATGCCCAGTATCAGGCGGTCGCGGGCATGACCTACCGCCGCCTGCTGAACGCCGGCTATCTGGATGCTGTCGTGTCCACCAACTTGTACAAATTCGGCTTTCGCCAGGCTGATCCAGAACTCTTTGAATTCTTTCGCAGCGATGCACGCGAGCGGGAAGTGAACGTTAAGTTGGAACGCTATTGGGTGGCGTCGAAAACCCTGGGCCTGCGCAGCGGCGTATCGGCCAAAACCTCGATATTCAAGAATGAGGTCTCCTTTGCCGATGTGATCTATGACCGCAACGGCAACTCTTTGCCGATTGCCGCACTGGGATTGCCGCAGCGCTTCAGCCAAGACCAAACGGCGTTCAAAACCGCAGCTTATGCGGAAGCGGACTGGCTGCTCCACCCCAAGTGGGAACTCAATCTCGGCGCCCGAGCCGATCGATACGGCTACCTCGAGCAAAAACTCTATGCGGCGCCGCGACTGGCGGTCAACTACAAGCTGAACCCGCAGCACAGCTTCAAATTGAGCGGCGGTGTCTATTATCAGCCGCCTTCTTACGTGTGGCTGACGAATTCGGCCAACCGCAGCCTTAAAGCGCTGCGCAATACCATGGGAGTTTTGGGCTGGAACTATTTGGCGCAGGAAGACCTGAGGCTGTCTGTGGAAACATACTATAAAAGCTATCGCGATTTGCCGACCGGCACCGTGCCGGGCGTAAGCGATTACATCGTTATTACCAACACCGGCACCGACTATGGCGGCTCGCGGGAAAACTTTCAGTCGTTCGGCTATTTCGACATGGTTTCCAAAGGCAAAGGCCGCTCCTACGGCGTTGAGCTGCTGGTGCAGAAAAAGTTTTCGAATACGCCTTTTTACGGCTTGTGGGGCGTGACGCTCAACAAGACGGAATTGACGGCCGGAAACGGCTTGACTTATCCCGGGCAGTACGATCAGCGTTTTATCATGAACCTTTCGGGAGGTTATAAACCGAATCGGAATTGGGAATTCTCGGCCAAATTCCGTTACTATACCGGCGTTCCTTATACACCGGTTTATGTAAAAGGAGCGAATCCCAAGGATCCCCAAAACATCCAGAATCTGCCGGATGAATATTTAGCGGCGCGATTGCCCAGCGCTCATCATCTGGACGTGCGTGTGGATCGCTATTTTTACTTGAAAGGCTCAACGTTGACGGTCTATCTTGACAT includes:
- a CDS encoding LacI family transcriptional regulator, whose product is MNDAITLRKIAAMVGCSDSTVSRVLNGKARQYRISAETEQQILKLAKELNFVPNPLAASLRTHRTLTIGLVIPDVSNPFFAGIVPVIQGQCRKAGYSVLLANTEEKTRVEMDSVAMLQKRQIDGLIIAPVGERFDHLLELREKGLPIVLIDRYAPNLPFPYVTSDNFRGAYDAVTYLIECGHVHIACLQGVPYTSPNQERVAGYRQALEDAGIPFNEDWVAGDSFIEENGYYETRILMKDVPRPTALLALSNLIALGAMRAVHEEHLRIPNDVSLIAFDDQPFFQFFAPPLTAIAQPYEQMGQKAIEYLLRELKDSHEPHKLALKLPVKLIRRGSVKVL
- a CDS encoding beta-lactamase family protein, which gives rise to MRAFLWFSLFSAALLAAQPLPRSTPEAEGMPSQAILDFIDAAEAQVDALHSVMILRHGRVIAEGWWMPYRPEYPHMLYSLSKSFTATAIGLAVAEGRLSLDDPVLSFFPDEAPADPSPNLRAMRIRDLLRMTSGHQDDTVNRITATLTRMDVAEAKAEQSWTAKFLALPVEHKPGTYFRYNSGASYMLSAVLQKITGMTLMDYLTPRLFEPLGITCARWESNAEGINLGGWGLYLCTEDIAKFGQLYLQKGMWQGKRLLSEEWVEAATSLQTSNGSNPESDWEQGYGFQFWRCRYGAYRGDGAFGQFCIVMPQQEAVIAITGGVRDMQAVLNLVWKYLLSAMGEAILPPNEEQGKLSGRLAQLALPMPAGESNSTMEKKIERSIFQCEKNEFGWQSIEIKTKRKELTLAIKTEKGQELLTVGRKEWSKGEAALTFAERYAYAAAGAWVEPTLWQSKVVFYETPYIVTLDLQVDDNRLLISLQPNVSFTGTQKVTVTAVKR
- a CDS encoding TonB-dependent receptor, with product MMIKAKHILLTAFSLMLFAFYAQAQTLFGSLNGTVTDAKTGEPLVGVNVVVMDTPYGASTDAEGRFFIQRIPVGTYRLRFDYIGYESVIKTDIVVKSSRNEAVNASLTPTVIEGSEVVVTAGYFVESTKAQPSVIALSREEIRRYPGGFEDVVRTVSTLPGVAVNNAGGRNDLLVRGGGPSENLYVINGIEVPNINHFGTQGAGSGSLSFVNLDFVQDVSFSTGGFGARYGDKMSSVLSLEMIENHATSFDPKLTISATQYGADFRQPLGNRGGVIFSVRRSYLDLIFKAAGLAFVPVYTDFNLIGHYDLTPKDKLFLLSLSAINDVDRDLSTFQNRVENAGILGNAQYQAVAGMTYRRLLNAGYLDAVVSTNLYKFGFRQADPELFEFFRSDAREREVNVKLERYWVASKTLGLRSGVSAKTSIFKNEVSFADVIYDRNGNSLPIAALGLPQRFSQDQTAFKTAAYAEADWLLHPKWELNLGARADRYGYLEQKLYAAPRLAVNYKLNPQHSFKLSGGVYYQPPSYVWLTNSANRSLKALRNTMGVLGWNYLAQEDLRLSVETYYKSYRDLPTGTVPGVSDYIVITNTGTDYGGSRENFQSFGYFDMVSKGKGRSYGVELLVQKKFSNTPFYGLWGVTLNKTELTAGNGLTYPGQYDQRFIMNLSGGYKPNRNWEFSAKFRYYTGVPYTPVYVKGANPKDPQNIQNLPDEYLAARLPSAHHLDVRVDRYFYLKGSTLTVYLDIQNIYNYPIPLRPSYNFWDNTITTKSQIGILPSIGVSWEL